A section of the Lepus europaeus isolate LE1 chromosome 10, mLepTim1.pri, whole genome shotgun sequence genome encodes:
- the TP53TG5 gene encoding TP53-target gene 5 protein — MSPPAKKRPQSRVVFQTQDEKLQNKIRQPINKIIKRNRLKMVLRNLSLLKILKSSNHRILELHNLAKRCWNSLLSVPKILHMASRDNKVSNTEKQNTEELQAAKCLDKNLESKQFESSAESQETQPPEWESEVASGTKNTEKGSCAAVTWKEGQAEPEAPRTSRGHGTSPGAWGTQLPAVGPQANFVKTYHRTPWEETRQLGAAHQGDWFEGLPTRIRLPGPRVMCRASTLRWVKRCCTRLCSASLEHPRGHPRKVGEPLPGHREVQALKSWGGVIQRGRQSEV, encoded by the exons ATGAGCCCACCAGCAAAGAAGAGGCCCCAGAGTAGAGTGGTTTTCCAG ACACAAGATGAGAAACTGCAGAACAAGATAAGACAGCCTATCAACAAAATAATCAAGCGGAACCGACTTAAAATG GTGTTGAGGAACTTGTCGCTCCTGAAGATACTCAAGAGCTCAAACCACCGGATCCTGGAGCTGCATAACCTGGCCAAGAGGTGTTGGAATTCACTGCTCAGCGTTCCAAAGATCCTCCACATGGCCTCCAG GGACAACAAAGTCagcaacacagaaaaacaaaatactgaGGAGCTGCAGGCAGCTAAGTGCCTTGACAAGAATCTGGAGTCCAAGCAATTCGAGTCCAGTGCGGAATCTCAGGAGACGCAGCCCCCAGAGTGGGAGTCCGAGGTGGCATCAGGGACGAAGAACACGGAAAAGGGGTCATGTGCAGCAGTGACATGGAAGGAAGGGCAGGCGGAGCCTGAGGCCCCAAGGACATCCAGGGGCCACGGCACGAGCCCTGGTGCCTGGGGGACGCAACTACCCGCTGTGGGCCCCCAAGCCAACTTCGTCAAGACCTACCACAGAACTCCCTGGGAGGAGACGAGGCAGCTGGGTGCAGCCCACCAGGGCGACTGGTTTGAGGGGCTGCCCACACGGATCCGCCTGCCAGGGCCCCGGGTCATGTGCAGGGCCTCCACTCTGCGCTGGGTCAAGCGCTGCTGCACCCGCCTCTGCTCGGCATCACTTGAGCACCCCAGGGGCCATCCGCGCAAGGTGGGTGAGCCGCTGCCGGGCCATCGGGAGGTGCAGGCCCTGAAGTCGTGGG GTGGTGTGATCCAGCGTGGGCGCCAGAGCGAGGTGTGA